The following coding sequences are from one Mus pahari chromosome X, PAHARI_EIJ_v1.1, whole genome shotgun sequence window:
- the Tfe3 gene encoding transcription factor E3 isoform X1 yields the protein MSHAAEPARDAVEASAEGPRAVFLLLEEHRPAESAQLLSLNSLLPESGIVADIELENILDPDSFYELKSQPLSLRSSLPISLQATPTTPAPLSALSSAWGSRTPAMSSSSSRVLLXQQLMRAQAQEQERRERQEQAAAAPFPSPAPASPAISVIGVSAGGHTLSRPPPAQVPREVLKVQTHLENPTRYHLQQARRQQVKQYLSTTLGPKLASQALTPPPGPSSAQPLPAPETAHATGPTGSAPNSPMALLTIGSSSEKEIDDVIDEIISLESSYNDEMLSYLPGGTAGLQLPSTLPVSGNLLDVYSSQGVATPAITVSNSCPAELPNIKREISETEAKALLKERQKKDNHNLIERRRRFNINDRIKELGTLIPKSNDPEMRWNKGTILKASVDYIRKLQKEQQRSKDLESRQRSLEQANRSLQLRIQELELQAQIHGLPVPPNPGLLSLPTSSVSDSLKPEQLDIEEEGRPSPAFHVSGGPAQNAPPQQPPAPPSDALLDLHFPSDHLGDLGDPFHLGLEDILMEEEGMXGGLSGGALSPLRAASDPLLSSVSPAVSKASSRRSSFSMEEES from the exons ATGTCTCATGCAGCCGAGCCAGCTCGGGACGCCGTAGAGGCCAGCGCGGAGGGCCCTCGAGCCGTGTTCCTGCTGTTGGAAGAGCACAGGCCAGCTGAGTCGGCCCAGCTGCTCAG CCTGAATTCTTTGCTTCCGGAATCCGGGATTGTTGCTGACATCGAGTTAGAAAACATCCTTGATCCTGACAGCTTCTACGAGCTCAAAAGCCAACCCCTATCCCTCCGCTCCAG CCTCCCAATATCACTGCAGGCCACCCCGACCACCCCAGCTCCACTCTCTGCGTTGTCTTCTGCATGGGGCTCCCGGACCCCTGCCATGTCATCTTCTTCATCACGGGTCTTGCTGNGTCAGCAGCTTATGAGGGCCCAGGCCCAGGAACAGGAGAGGCGTGAGCGGCAGGAACAGGCAGCGGCCGCTCCCTTCCCCAGTCCTGCGCCCGCCTCACCAGCCATCTCTGTGATTGGTGTGTCTGCTGGTGGCCACACACTGAGTCGTCCACCCCCTGCTCAGGTGCCCAGAGAGGTACTCAAG GTTCAGACCCACCTAGAGAACCCTACACGCTACCACCTGCAGCAAGCTCGCCGGCAGCAGGTCAAACAGTACTTGTCTACCACACTTGGGCCCAAGCTGGCTTCCCAGGCTCTCACCCCACCACCAGGGCCTTCCAGTGCCCAGCCACTTCCTGCCCCTGAAACTGCTCATGCCACCGGCCCTACAGGCAGTGCTCCTAACAGCCCCATGGCACTGCTCACCATTGGGTCCAGCTCAGAAAAGGAG ATTGATGATGTCATTGATGAGATCATCAGCCTGGAGTCCAGTTACAACGATGAGATGCTCAGCTATCTTCCAGGAGGCACTGCAGGGCTGCAGCTCCCCAGCACG CTGCCGGTGTCAGGAAATCTACTTGATGTGTACAGCAGTCAGGGAGTGGCCACCCCGGCTATCACTGTCAGCAATTCCTGTCCAGCTGAGCTGCCTAACATCAAACGTGAGATCTCCG AAACCGAAGCAAAGGCCCTTTTGAAGGAGCGACAGAAGAAAGACAATCACAACCTAA TTGAACGACGCAGGCGATTCAACATTAACGATAGGATCAAAGAGCTGGGCACCCTCATCCCCAAGTCCAATGATCC GGAAATGCGCTGGAACAAGGGCACCATCCTGAAGGCGTCTGTGGATTACATCCGAAAATTACAGAAGGAACAGCAACGCTCCAAAGACCTGGAGAGCCGGCAACGGTCCCTGGAACAAGCCAACCGAAGCCTGCAGCTCCGGATTCAGGAGCTAGAACTGCAGGCCCAGATCCATGGTCTGCCGGTGCCTCCCAACCCAGGACTGCTCTCCCTACCTACAAGTTCGGTCTCTGACAGCCTCAAGCCAGAGCAGCTGGAcattgaggaggagggcaggccTAGCCCAGCGTTTCATGTATCAGGNGGACCTGCCCAGAACGCTCCTCCGCAGCAGCCTCCAGCACCACCTTCGGATGCCCTTCTGGACCTACACTTTCCCAGCGACCACTTGGGAGACCTGGGGGACCCCTTCCACCTAGGGCTAGAGGACATtctgatggaggaggaggggatgNTGGGAGGACTGTCAGGGGGTGCCCTGTCCCCACTGCGGGCTGCTTCTGACCCCCTGCTTTCTTCAGTATCCCCGGCTGTTTCCAAGGCCAGCAGCCGCCGCAGCAGCTTCAGCATGGAAGAGGAGTCCTGA
- the Tfe3 gene encoding transcription factor E3 isoform X2: MSHAAEPARDAVEASAEGPRAVFLLLEEHRPAESAQLLSLNSLLPESGIVADIELENILDPDSFYELKSQPLSLRSSLPISLQATPTTPAPLSALSSAWGSRTPAMSSSSSRVLLXQQLMRAQAQEQERRERQEQAAAAPFPSPAPASPAISVIGVSAGGHTLSRPPPAQVPREVLKVQTHLENPTRYHLQQARRQQVKQYLSTTLGPKLASQALTPPPGPSSAQPLPAPETAHATGPTGSAPNSPMALLTIGSSSEKELPVSGNLLDVYSSQGVATPAITVSNSCPAELPNIKREISETEAKALLKERQKKDNHNLIERRRRFNINDRIKELGTLIPKSNDPEMRWNKGTILKASVDYIRKLQKEQQRSKDLESRQRSLEQANRSLQLRIQELELQAQIHGLPVPPNPGLLSLPTSSVSDSLKPEQLDIEEEGRPSPAFHVSGGPAQNAPPQQPPAPPSDALLDLHFPSDHLGDLGDPFHLGLEDILMEEEGMXGGLSGGALSPLRAASDPLLSSVSPAVSKASSRRSSFSMEEES; encoded by the exons ATGTCTCATGCAGCCGAGCCAGCTCGGGACGCCGTAGAGGCCAGCGCGGAGGGCCCTCGAGCCGTGTTCCTGCTGTTGGAAGAGCACAGGCCAGCTGAGTCGGCCCAGCTGCTCAG CCTGAATTCTTTGCTTCCGGAATCCGGGATTGTTGCTGACATCGAGTTAGAAAACATCCTTGATCCTGACAGCTTCTACGAGCTCAAAAGCCAACCCCTATCCCTCCGCTCCAG CCTCCCAATATCACTGCAGGCCACCCCGACCACCCCAGCTCCACTCTCTGCGTTGTCTTCTGCATGGGGCTCCCGGACCCCTGCCATGTCATCTTCTTCATCACGGGTCTTGCTGNGTCAGCAGCTTATGAGGGCCCAGGCCCAGGAACAGGAGAGGCGTGAGCGGCAGGAACAGGCAGCGGCCGCTCCCTTCCCCAGTCCTGCGCCCGCCTCACCAGCCATCTCTGTGATTGGTGTGTCTGCTGGTGGCCACACACTGAGTCGTCCACCCCCTGCTCAGGTGCCCAGAGAGGTACTCAAG GTTCAGACCCACCTAGAGAACCCTACACGCTACCACCTGCAGCAAGCTCGCCGGCAGCAGGTCAAACAGTACTTGTCTACCACACTTGGGCCCAAGCTGGCTTCCCAGGCTCTCACCCCACCACCAGGGCCTTCCAGTGCCCAGCCACTTCCTGCCCCTGAAACTGCTCATGCCACCGGCCCTACAGGCAGTGCTCCTAACAGCCCCATGGCACTGCTCACCATTGGGTCCAGCTCAGAAAAGGAG CTGCCGGTGTCAGGAAATCTACTTGATGTGTACAGCAGTCAGGGAGTGGCCACCCCGGCTATCACTGTCAGCAATTCCTGTCCAGCTGAGCTGCCTAACATCAAACGTGAGATCTCCG AAACCGAAGCAAAGGCCCTTTTGAAGGAGCGACAGAAGAAAGACAATCACAACCTAA TTGAACGACGCAGGCGATTCAACATTAACGATAGGATCAAAGAGCTGGGCACCCTCATCCCCAAGTCCAATGATCC GGAAATGCGCTGGAACAAGGGCACCATCCTGAAGGCGTCTGTGGATTACATCCGAAAATTACAGAAGGAACAGCAACGCTCCAAAGACCTGGAGAGCCGGCAACGGTCCCTGGAACAAGCCAACCGAAGCCTGCAGCTCCGGATTCAGGAGCTAGAACTGCAGGCCCAGATCCATGGTCTGCCGGTGCCTCCCAACCCAGGACTGCTCTCCCTACCTACAAGTTCGGTCTCTGACAGCCTCAAGCCAGAGCAGCTGGAcattgaggaggagggcaggccTAGCCCAGCGTTTCATGTATCAGGNGGACCTGCCCAGAACGCTCCTCCGCAGCAGCCTCCAGCACCACCTTCGGATGCCCTTCTGGACCTACACTTTCCCAGCGACCACTTGGGAGACCTGGGGGACCCCTTCCACCTAGGGCTAGAGGACATtctgatggaggaggaggggatgNTGGGAGGACTGTCAGGGGGTGCCCTGTCCCCACTGCGGGCTGCTTCTGACCCCCTGCTTTCTTCAGTATCCCCGGCTGTTTCCAAGGCCAGCAGCCGCCGCAGCAGCTTCAGCATGGAAGAGGAGTCCTGA
- the Tfe3 gene encoding transcription factor E3 isoform X3, which translates to MSSSSSRVLLXQQLMRAQAQEQERRERQEQAAAAPFPSPAPASPAISVIGVSAGGHTLSRPPPAQVPREVLKVQTHLENPTRYHLQQARRQQVKQYLSTTLGPKLASQALTPPPGPSSAQPLPAPETAHATGPTGSAPNSPMALLTIGSSSEKEIDDVIDEIISLESSYNDEMLSYLPGGTAGLQLPSTLPVSGNLLDVYSSQGVATPAITVSNSCPAELPNIKREISETEAKALLKERQKKDNHNLIERRRRFNINDRIKELGTLIPKSNDPEMRWNKGTILKASVDYIRKLQKEQQRSKDLESRQRSLEQANRSLQLRIQELELQAQIHGLPVPPNPGLLSLPTSSVSDSLKPEQLDIEEEGRPSPAFHVSGGPAQNAPPQQPPAPPSDALLDLHFPSDHLGDLGDPFHLGLEDILMEEEGMXGGLSGGALSPLRAASDPLLSSVSPAVSKASSRRSSFSMEEES; encoded by the exons ATGTCATCTTCTTCATCACGGGTCTTGCTGNGTCAGCAGCTTATGAGGGCCCAGGCCCAGGAACAGGAGAGGCGTGAGCGGCAGGAACAGGCAGCGGCCGCTCCCTTCCCCAGTCCTGCGCCCGCCTCACCAGCCATCTCTGTGATTGGTGTGTCTGCTGGTGGCCACACACTGAGTCGTCCACCCCCTGCTCAGGTGCCCAGAGAGGTACTCAAG GTTCAGACCCACCTAGAGAACCCTACACGCTACCACCTGCAGCAAGCTCGCCGGCAGCAGGTCAAACAGTACTTGTCTACCACACTTGGGCCCAAGCTGGCTTCCCAGGCTCTCACCCCACCACCAGGGCCTTCCAGTGCCCAGCCACTTCCTGCCCCTGAAACTGCTCATGCCACCGGCCCTACAGGCAGTGCTCCTAACAGCCCCATGGCACTGCTCACCATTGGGTCCAGCTCAGAAAAGGAG ATTGATGATGTCATTGATGAGATCATCAGCCTGGAGTCCAGTTACAACGATGAGATGCTCAGCTATCTTCCAGGAGGCACTGCAGGGCTGCAGCTCCCCAGCACG CTGCCGGTGTCAGGAAATCTACTTGATGTGTACAGCAGTCAGGGAGTGGCCACCCCGGCTATCACTGTCAGCAATTCCTGTCCAGCTGAGCTGCCTAACATCAAACGTGAGATCTCCG AAACCGAAGCAAAGGCCCTTTTGAAGGAGCGACAGAAGAAAGACAATCACAACCTAA TTGAACGACGCAGGCGATTCAACATTAACGATAGGATCAAAGAGCTGGGCACCCTCATCCCCAAGTCCAATGATCC GGAAATGCGCTGGAACAAGGGCACCATCCTGAAGGCGTCTGTGGATTACATCCGAAAATTACAGAAGGAACAGCAACGCTCCAAAGACCTGGAGAGCCGGCAACGGTCCCTGGAACAAGCCAACCGAAGCCTGCAGCTCCGGATTCAGGAGCTAGAACTGCAGGCCCAGATCCATGGTCTGCCGGTGCCTCCCAACCCAGGACTGCTCTCCCTACCTACAAGTTCGGTCTCTGACAGCCTCAAGCCAGAGCAGCTGGAcattgaggaggagggcaggccTAGCCCAGCGTTTCATGTATCAGGNGGACCTGCCCAGAACGCTCCTCCGCAGCAGCCTCCAGCACCACCTTCGGATGCCCTTCTGGACCTACACTTTCCCAGCGACCACTTGGGAGACCTGGGGGACCCCTTCCACCTAGGGCTAGAGGACATtctgatggaggaggaggggatgNTGGGAGGACTGTCAGGGGGTGCCCTGTCCCCACTGCGGGCTGCTTCTGACCCCCTGCTTTCTTCAGTATCCCCGGCTGTTTCCAAGGCCAGCAGCCGCCGCAGCAGCTTCAGCATGGAAGAGGAGTCCTGA
- the LOC110313712 gene encoding testis-expressed protein 19.1-like produces the protein MFLPPSPASFVRSRSFFGLSVLSRQTSWPCVPPVSVHHGARGMSCLYGAWLYHLVHGEQMKICFACFKAAFLLNKLYLEMGDWQEEEEEEEEDAEQEPEPEQDAWRGLGPLYVPQSVSEGSGVLLPTPAWTQDVLFSIYVPTELFPQEAVPLDLGPEDAEWTQALPWRFDGPFPCLHQLIPPLTWWDIFDVMPSPGQPVLLELRCNWPLDQTVXQSWLQYQKFVLLLDGVHSMCH, from the coding sequence CAGACAGACTTCTTGGCCATGTGTCCCCCCAGTCAGCGTTCATCATGGGGCCAGGGGCATGTCCTGCCTCTATGGCGCGTGGCTGTACCATCTTGTCCATGGGGAACAGATGAAGATCTGCTTTGCTTGCTTCAAGGCAGCTTTCCTGTTGAATAAACTCTACCTGGAGATGGGAGACtggcaagaggaagaagaggaggaagaggaagatgctGAGCAGGAGCCAGAGCCTGAGCAGGATGCATGGCGGGGTTTGGGGCCCCTTTATGTGCCACAGAGTGTCTCTGAAGGATCTGGGGTCCTGCTGCCAACCCCTGCGTGGACACAGGATGTACTATTCTCCATTTATGTGCCTACTGAGCTCTTTCCTCAGGAAGCCGTGCCCCTGGATCTGGGTCCTGAGGATGCTGAGTGGACCCAGGCCCTTCCCTGGAGATTTGATGGGCCCTTTCCCTGCTTACACCAGCTCATCCCTCCTCTGACTTGGTGGGATATTTTTGATGTGATGCCATCTCCTGGGCAACCTGTGTTGTTGGAGTTGAGATGCAACTGGCCCTTGGACCAGACAGTAGNACAATCCTGGTTGCAATACCAGAAGTTCGTCCTCCTGTTGGATGGTGTCCACTCTATGTGCCAC